One Rhipicephalus microplus isolate Deutch F79 chromosome 4, USDA_Rmic, whole genome shotgun sequence genomic window carries:
- the LOC142814350 gene encoding uncharacterized protein LOC142814350: protein MDTLEFSRSPTRHPWYEAESPAVYDATMKLRWESNAQLLDTFKNAFAPTITSEGNASDANLPAPRFIDIGCGTGNFTLNYLLKRCSSQCRELVGVDNSPAMLEYARTHHSHEKIRHLHLDIVEGDVDKFVTEHGRFARAFCFNLMHVVKDNARAMKNMEKLMAPGAECFVLFESCVPMVEVFMALAESPQWKKYAEVLLAEVPRTAHRTDIALLRLYLLDVLNETNLIPLACEVLRLPLVKIPNLDDATDRMVSLNPIYPLINDEEKYELIHSTRKILVERAQGIADGRVLNHRLTFVIHAFKPPTNTNVSTQTK from the exons ATGGACACACTCGAATTTTCGAGAAGTCCTACACGCCACCCTTGGTACGAAGCGGAGTCACCAGCCGTGTACGATGCCACCATGAAATTGCGATGGGAATCAAATGCGCAGTTGCTCGACACCTTCAAGAACGCGTTCGCCCCGACGATAACCAGTGAAGGCAACGCAAGCGACGCCAACCTGCCAGCTCCACGGTTCATTGACATTGGATGCGGCACAGGAAATTTCACCCTCAACTATCTTCTGAAACGCTGCTCGTCTCAGTGTCGGGAACTTGTGGGCGTCGACAATTCACCCGCAATGCTCGAATACGCTAGGACCCATCACAGCCACGAGAAAATTCGTCATCTGCATCTAGACATCGTCGAAGGTGACGTGGACAAGTTTGTGACAGAGCACGGCCGCTTCGCGCGTGCGTTTTGTTTCAACCTAATGCACGTTGTCAAGGACAACGCTCGAGCCATGAAAAACATGGAGAAGCTGATGGCTCCGGGAGCTGAGTGCTTTGTCTTATTCGAGAGCTGTGTCCCAATGGTGGAGGTCTTTATGGCTCTGGCAGAATCACCACAGTGGAAAAAGTACGCAGAG GTTCTGCTAGCGGAAGTACCTCGTACTGCCCACCGCACAGACATTGCCTTGTTGAGGTTATATTTGCTTGATGTCCTCAACGAGACGAACCTAATACCCCTCGCCTGTGAGGTACTGCGCTTGCCATTGGTGAAAATACCAAACTTAGACGACGCAACTG ATCGGATGGTTTCCTTGAATCCCATATATCCACTGATAAATGACGAAGAGAAGTATGAGCTTATTCACTCGACACGTAAAATACTCGTCGAGAGAGCTCAAGGAATCGCTGATGGCCGAGTGCTGAATCACCGGCTGACTTTCGTTATCCACGCTTTCAAACCACCAACAAACACGAACGTATCCACTCAGACCAAATAA